The following proteins are encoded in a genomic region of Leishmania major strain Friedlin complete genome, chromosome 25:
- the LPG1 gene encoding beta galactofuranosyl transferase gives MAPRRWHHNCRRMASFVRIGLYTLLFLMGYIVPLIIFYNRSGTETFEDTPRPGERFISDENFFHCIAERLSYKDQHPARIPYVLIPVTMDYQDIKQLFCNITVPMTYIMFINNGMFRPLRSLLDRLAVELRDYVDQNLFIIHHPENIGYASAVNEGLRHALNFSVAQVPWIFITNADVRFAPGLMDEFVSQAHIRTQGQLERIRRLDEEIVAEIKTLKNVPDPRFAFRSSRHPIVTASSLPYRIRTMPPEQMKKQFADAYGIFFTDHKEFMATFALSRLAIATLGFFDENFYPAYGEDHDYMWRMNALGYRKYFSERGKYVHFQNANLNVGGSAKNRGVFKDTAYFVQNVKFWRMNNELFRLQYRHAKWFPDDVTIYRGVRRRPLPFNGTIPVDMWVLDAERQRSIWQIGESMRCHRDYKPYSTKLLDFAVDPS, from the coding sequence ATGGCGCCTCGTCGCTGGCATCACAACTGCCGGCGCATGGCGTCATTTGTGCGTATTGGTCTTTACACACTTCTCTTCCTCATGGGCTACATTGTCCCGCTTATCATTTTCTATAATCGCTCGGGCACAGAGACCTTCGAAGATACCCCTCGTCCAGGTGAGAGGTTTATCAGTGACGAGAATTTTTTCCACTGCATCGCGGAGCGTCTCTCATATAAGGACCAACACCCAGCACGAATCCCGTACGTGCTAATACCGGTGACGATGGATTACCAGGACATCAAGCAACTCTTCTGCAATATTACAGTCCCCATGACGTACATCATGTTTATTAACAATGGCATGTTCCGCCCACTGCGCTCGCTTCTCGACCGTCTCGCCGTGGAGCTGAGGGACTACGTCGACCAGAATCTCTTTATCATTCACCACCCAGAGAACATCGGCTACGCGTCTGCCGTGAACGAGGGTTTGCGGCACGCTCTCAACTTCTCCGTTGCCCAGGTGCCGTGGATCTTCATCACCAATGCCGACGTGCGCTTTGCGCCGGGGCTCATGGACGAGTTTGTCTCGCAGGCACACATAAGGACACAAGGCCAGCTCGAGCGCATTCGCCGCCTCGACGAAGAGATCGTTGCCGAAATCAAGACGCTGAAAAACGTGCCAGACCCGCGGTTTGCtttccgcagcagccggcaccCCATCGTCACGGCATCCTCGCTGCCGTATCGTATTCGGACCATGCCCCCAGAGCAGATGAAGAAGCAGTTCGCCGACGCATACGGCATCTTTTTCACAGACCACAAGGAGTTCATGGCTACATTTGCGCTGTCCCGCCTCGCCATTGCGACCTTAGGGTTCTTCGACGAGAACTTCTACCCCGCCTACGGCGAAGATCACGACTACATGTGGCGCATGAATGCTCTGGGCTACCGAAAGTACTTCTCCGAGCGGGGAAAGTATGTGCACTTTCAAAACGCGAACCTCAACGTCGGTGGGTCGGCCAAGAACCGGGGCGTCTTCAAGGACACTGCCTACTTCGTCCAGAACGTCAAGTTTTGGCGTATGAACAATGAGCTGTTTCGCCTGCAATATCGCCATGCGAAGTGGTTCCCTGATGATGTCACCATCTATCGAGGTGTCAGACGCCGGCCACTACCGTTTAACGGAACCATTCCTGTCGACATGTGGGTACTCGACGCTGAAAGGCAAAGGTCCATCTGGCAAATCGGCGAAAGCATGCGCTGTCACCGCGACTACAAGCCATACAGCACAAAGCTACTGGACTTTGCTGTTGATCCTAGCTAA
- the ARD1 gene encoding putative n-terminal acetyltransferase complex ard1 subunit, with protein sequence MLPSVVPLPFLSRFSCLRVRKERQKVNVNRAVVQQGDRRRTMTTYRRMTLCDTLQFNFVNLDQLTETYNTSFYGEYVTHWPEYQRVCVHPTTGIPMAYTLGKAEGQGEDYHGHVSAVSVAPTFRRVALGETLMVELAQMSELVHNAYFVDLFVRKSNQVAQDMYHRLGYIVYRTVLNYYHGDGPKGPFKSDEDALDMRLALRRDKERRKSSVIPLDRPIKPEELEWV encoded by the coding sequence ATGTTGCCAAGTGTTGTACCCTTGCCATTTCTGTCTCGCTTCTCctgcctgcgcgtgcgtaAGGAACGACAAAAGGTAAACGTTAACAGggctgtggtgcagcagggAGACCGCCGACGTACGATGACCACATACCGCCGCATGACGCTATGCGACACGCTGCAGTTTAATTTTGTAAATTTGGATCAGCTCACAGAAACGTACAATACGTCCTTCTATGGCGAGTATGTGACGCACTGGCCGGAGTAccagcgcgtgtgcgtacaCCCCACCACCGGTATTCCCATGGCCTACACGCTCGGCAAAGCGGAAGGACAGGGAGAGGACTATCACGGACACGTCTCCGCCGTGTCTGTGGCACCAACGTTTCGGCGCGTCGCCCTCGGCGAGACTCTCATGGTTGAGCTGGCGCAGATGAGCGAGCTCGTGCACAATGCCTACTTTGTGGACCTCTTCGTCCGCAAAAGTAACCAGGTGGCACAGGACATGTACCATCGGCTGGGCTACATTGTCTACCGGACAGTGCTCAACTATTACCACGGCGACGGCCCGAAAGGCCCGTTCAAGAGTGACGAAGACGCACTGGACATGCGGCTTGCCCTGCGGCGGGACAAGGAGCGGCGAAAAAGTAGCGTCATTCCGCTAGACCGACCCATCAAACCCGAAGAACTGGAGTGGGTGTGA
- the PABP3 gene encoding poly(A)-binding protein 3: MVAPAQRTSVYVGDLPIDLPRPEEAINNLFSTVAPVVSVKVCRDMATQRSLGYGYVNFQTTADAEKVIDALNYTGIAPGRQIRVMFSIRDPLQRKSGMNNVFVKKLDTAINAKELQAAFSKCGRVLSCKVALDSAGNSKGYGFVQFETADGTKAALEMNGSKLGDSEVVVAPFVRRVDREAMAAKSFRNIYIKNITASATEADVKAIVEEFGKVDSLFLSEHARFPTKFALVAFEEHQAAVQAIAALNESEESGLTEKAVKLVVCRALSKSERDREKKKAASLYQNHGRNLYIKHLPDDITDDRLREIFEPFGKITSCAIMKEPNGTLKGFAFVCFEDKQHASAALRSLNGHPLEHSAKPLYVSHAEQKDMRIRLLQQRRAAMRHQSRMAPLMNTFPQQWPRHPFPHMVPPMMPPPPPPNMGMPQFMSGPMIRRPVMEPHLMQGEPMRPPNRYTQAREQYPPQQRQDGVDMNYLSTLSPEQQKNYLGELLYSRILPLESSNAAKITGMLLEMSREEIFEILADHFALLSKIQEANAVLQQHTGN; encoded by the coding sequence ATGGTGGCCCCAGCGCAACGCACCTCCGTCTACGTCGGCGACTTGCCGATCGACCTGCCTCGCCCAGAGGAGGCGATCAACAATCTCTTTAGTACTGTTGCACCCGTGGTCTCCGTGAAGGTGTGCCGCGACATGGCAACGCAGCGCTCCTTAGGCTATGGCTACGTCAACTTTCAGACCACCGCCGATGCAGAGAAGGTGATCGACGCGCTCAACTACACGGGCATCGCACCAGGGCGCCAAATCCGCGTCATGTTTTCCATCCGCGACCCGCTCCAGCGCAAGAGCGGCATGAACAACGTGTTTGTTAAGAAGCTGGATACTGCTATTAATGccaaggagctgcaggcggccTTTTCCAAGTGCGGGCGCGTGCTCTCGTGTAAGGTGGCGTTGGACTCGGCGGGCAACTCGAAAGGCTACGGCTTTGTGCAGTTCGAGACAGCCGACGGCAccaaggcggcgctggagatgAACGGTAGTAAGTTGGGGGATagcgaggtggtggtggcacccTTTGTCCGTCGCGTCGACCGCGAGGCGATGGCTGCCAAATCCTTCCGGAACATCTACATCAAGAACATCACGGCTTCCGCCACGGAGGCGGACGTGAAGGCGATCGTGGAAGAATTCGGCAAGGTAGATTCCTTGTTTCTCTCCGAGCACGCGCGGTTTCCTACCAAATTCGCCCTAGTCGCGTTCGAGGAGCACCAGGCCGCCGTCCAGGCCATCGCCGCGCTGAACGAGTCGGAGGAGAGCGGCCTGACAGAGAAGGCAGTCAAGCTCGTTGTGTGCCGCGCACTCTCCAAGAGCGAGCGTGACCgcgagaaaaagaaggccGCCTCCCTCTACCAGAACCACGGCCGCAACCTCTACATAAAACACCTCCCTGACGACATCACCGACGACAGGCTGCGCGAGATCTTCGAGCCGTTTGGTAAGATCACATCATGCGCCATCATGAAGGAGCCGAATGGCACCCTCAAGGGGTTCGCCTTTGTCTGCTTCGAGGACAAGCAgcacgcctccgccgcgtTGCGGAGCCTGAATGGGCACCCTCTAGAGCACTCAGCAAAGCCCCTCTATGTGAGCCACGCGGAGCAGAAAGACATGCGCATCCgcctgcttcagcagcgccgggcGGCCATGCGCCACCAGTCCCGTATGGCGCCCCTGATGAACACGTTCccgcagcagtggccgcGGCACCCGTTCCCGCACATGGTGCCGCCCAtgatgccgccaccgccgccaccgaaCATGGGGATGCCGCAGTTCATGTCTGGTCCAATGATACGTCGCCCCGTCATGGAGCCACACCTCATGCAAGGCGAACCGATGCGTCCGCCGAACCGctacacacaggcacgcgaGCAGTatccaccgcagcagcgccaggaCGGCGTCGACATGAACTACCTCAGCACCCTTTCCCCAGAGCAGCAAAAGAACTATCTTGGCGAGCTTCTTTACAGCCGCATCCTGCCGTTGGAGTCGTCCAATGCCGCGAAGATTACGGGTATGCTGCTTGAGATGAGCCGCGAGGAGATTTTCGAGATCCTGGCAGACCACTTTGCCCTTCTATCCAAGATTCAGGAGGCAAACGcggtgctccagcagcacacTGGCAATTAG
- a CDS encoding putative Qc-SNARE protein yields MQSSLYGNSKAAKVSTNPTNRYEHMEEEIHRENESMLRALGSSVAHMKAMAGHLNREAEEQNELLKSLDKVFQTARGGVNSAVSSVKSVMGRYGWKHTAAFGCMGFFLLYFIYVVFLKRV; encoded by the coding sequence ATGCAGTCGTCTCTCTACGGGAACTCGAAGGCAGCAAAGGTGTCGACGAATCCGACCAACCGTTACGAGCATATGGAAGAAGAGATCCACCGCGAGAATGAGTCGATGCTACGTGCACTCGGAAGCAGCGTGGCGCACATGAAAGCAATGGCCGGCCACCTCAaccgtgaggcggaggaaCAAAACGAACTGCTCAAGTCGCTTGACAAGGTCTTTCAGACGGCTCGCGGTGGCGTGAACTCGGCGGTGAGCTCCGTTAAGAGTGTTATGGGCCGCTATGGGTGGAAGCACACCGCCGCCTTCGGCTGTATGGGCTTCTTTCTTCTGTACTTCATCTACGTGGTCTTCCTGAAACGGGTGTGA
- a CDS encoding putative electron transfer flavoprotein, translated as MFRTIPNYLKVAVCVKRVVDYTVKVRVKDNKVQTANSKMSVNPFDEIAIEEAIQLKEKKIADEVVAITIGGKKAEEVLRTAMALGCDKAVHVVIPDTAVDSVEPLAVAQILQKLHEEIMPDIWVLGKQAVDGDFGCTAQLLAGLLDVPQGTFASKVEVKDKKVTVTREVDAGRQVVELSMPCVLAADLRLNTPRFPKLPNIMKARKKPIDTKDVKALGVDITPRLSTETVTEPAARKAGVKVKTVDEFYDKLLAAKVL; from the coding sequence ATGTTCCGCACGATCCCGAACTACCTCAAGGTTGCGGTGTGCGTGAAGCGCGTCGTGGACTACACGGTCAAGGTGCGCGTGAAAGACAACAAGGTGCAGACGGCCAACTCGAAAATGAGCGTGAACCCCTTCGACGAAATTGCGATCGAGGAGGCGATACAGCTCAAGGAGAAGAAAATTGCGGATGAGGTGGTGGCCATCACGATTGGTGgcaagaaggcggaggaggtcCTGCGCACAGCCATGGCCCTTGGGTGTGATAAAGCCGTGCATGTTGTCATCCCGGACACCGCAGTGGACTCCGTGGAaccgctggcggtggctcAGATACTTCAAAAGCTGCACGAGGAGATCATGCCGGATATTTGGGTGCTGGGTAAGCAGGCCGTTGACGGTGACTTCGGGTGCACCGCGCAGTTGCTCGCCGGGCTGTTAGACGTCCCGCAGGGCACCTTTGCTTCCAAGGTAGAGGTGAAGGATAAGAAGGTAACTGTGACGCGTGAGGTGGACGCCGGCCGGCAGGTGGTGGAGCTGTCGATGCCGTGCGTTCTGGCGGCAGATTTGCGCCTCAATACACCCCGCTTCCCGAAGCTGCCAAACATCATGAAGGCGCGAAAGAAGCCCATCGACACGAAGGACGTGAAGGCACTCGGCGTGGACATCACGCCCCGCCTCTCAACGGAGACCGTGACCGAACCCGCCGCCCGCAAGGCCGGCGTTAAGGTGAAGACGGTAGACGAGTTCTACGACAAGCTGCTCGCGGCAAAGGTGCTCTAG